A single region of the Mechercharimyces sp. CAU 1602 genome encodes:
- a CDS encoding phosphate butyryltransferase, producing the protein MTPLRHFDQVINSVKANEPVTIAVAAAADHHVMEAVIDAHQQGIARFILIDDQEKMERIAAHHSFSLTDVEVMHQPELTQTARDAVRAVHDRKANIVMKGMIQTADFLRAVLHKEYGLAKGGVLSHIAAFQIPGYDRLVLVTDSGLNIAPTLKEKVQIIENAISLSHSIGVREPKVALLGAIELVNPNMPATMDAAVLTQMNRRGQIRGALIDGPLALDNAISLAAAEQKGIESEVAGMADVLVVPNIESGNILYKSLSYFAHSQIGSLVVGASAPVVLTSRSDGHQNKLRSIALAVLQARQQLSK; encoded by the coding sequence ATGACTCCCCTACGTCACTTTGACCAGGTGATTAACTCTGTTAAGGCGAATGAGCCGGTAACAATTGCGGTGGCTGCGGCTGCCGATCATCATGTGATGGAAGCAGTGATAGATGCACATCAACAAGGGATTGCTCGATTTATTTTAATTGATGATCAAGAAAAAATGGAGCGGATTGCAGCACATCATTCCTTTTCATTAACGGATGTAGAAGTGATGCATCAACCCGAACTTACACAGACGGCAAGGGACGCTGTCCGTGCGGTGCATGATCGAAAAGCGAATATTGTCATGAAAGGCATGATCCAAACAGCAGATTTTTTGCGAGCCGTTCTGCATAAAGAATATGGGCTAGCTAAGGGTGGAGTGTTAAGTCATATTGCGGCTTTTCAAATACCTGGATATGATCGGCTTGTCTTGGTGACAGATTCTGGGCTTAACATAGCCCCTACCTTGAAGGAAAAGGTACAGATCATCGAAAATGCAATCTCTTTAAGTCATTCTATCGGTGTGAGAGAACCTAAAGTAGCATTACTAGGAGCCATTGAATTGGTTAATCCCAATATGCCAGCAACGATGGATGCGGCTGTGCTGACGCAGATGAATCGTCGTGGGCAGATTCGCGGAGCTCTTATTGATGGGCCGTTGGCATTGGATAATGCGATCTCTTTGGCTGCAGCTGAGCAAAAAGGGATCGAAAGTGAAGTAGCGGGGATGGCAGATGTCCTGGTGGTACCTAATATCGAATCTGGTAATATTCTTTATAAATCTCTTTCGTACTTTGCACACAGCCAGATTGGCTCACTCGTGGTGGGAGCAAGTGCTCCAGTAGTGCTCACGTCACGCTCGGATGGGCATCAGAATAAGCTTCGGTCGATTGCATTGGCTGTGTTGCAGGCGCGACAACAATTAAGCAAGTAA
- a CDS encoding Glu/Leu/Phe/Val dehydrogenase — protein sequence MNLFTRMEEYDYEQLVFCHDKNSGLKAIICIHDTTLGPALGGTRMWTYESEEEAVEDVLRLARGMTYKNAAAGLNIGGGKTVIIGDPKKDKSEEMFRAFGRYIQGLNGRYITAEDVGTTVEDMDLIHQETRFVTGVSPEFGSSGNPSPVTAYGVYRGVKAAAKEAFGDDDLTGKTIAVQGVGSVAYTLCKHLHEEGAKLIVTDINKQNMERAVRDFGAETVPPDKIYDVACDIFSPCALGAIINDDTLPRLQCKVIAGAANNQLQADRHGKELQERGIVYAPDYVINAGGVFNVADELHGYNRERAMKRVETIYDNIERVFAIAKRDGIPSNLAADRMAEERIASVRQSRSMFLRNEHSILDR from the coding sequence ATGAACTTATTTACACGCATGGAAGAATACGATTATGAGCAGTTGGTATTCTGTCATGATAAAAACTCCGGTCTCAAGGCCATTATATGTATTCACGATACGACGTTAGGCCCTGCCTTGGGTGGAACGCGGATGTGGACGTATGAGTCAGAAGAAGAAGCAGTTGAAGATGTATTGCGACTCGCACGGGGGATGACGTACAAGAATGCGGCTGCTGGTTTAAATATAGGTGGCGGTAAGACGGTAATCATCGGTGATCCGAAAAAAGATAAGAGTGAAGAGATGTTTCGTGCTTTTGGCCGTTATATCCAAGGACTAAATGGCCGCTACATCACTGCGGAAGATGTGGGCACGACGGTGGAAGATATGGATCTCATTCACCAGGAGACGCGTTTTGTGACCGGGGTTTCACCCGAGTTTGGTTCTAGTGGAAATCCCTCTCCGGTAACGGCGTACGGTGTTTATCGGGGTGTGAAAGCGGCTGCTAAAGAGGCTTTTGGCGATGATGATCTCACCGGGAAAACGATAGCGGTACAAGGGGTAGGAAGTGTAGCATATACCTTGTGTAAACACTTACATGAGGAAGGTGCAAAATTGATTGTAACAGATATTAACAAACAAAATATGGAGCGTGCTGTGCGTGACTTTGGAGCGGAAACTGTCCCTCCGGATAAGATCTACGATGTAGCATGTGATATTTTCTCCCCATGTGCATTAGGTGCGATTATTAATGACGACACTCTTCCTCGTTTACAATGTAAAGTGATTGCTGGAGCTGCTAATAATCAATTACAGGCAGATCGTCATGGGAAAGAACTTCAAGAGCGCGGGATTGTGTATGCGCCTGATTATGTAATCAATGCGGGTGGTGTCTTTAACGTGGCCGATGAACTGCATGGATATAACCGTGAACGCGCGATGAAGAGGGTGGAAACGATTTACGATAATATCGAGCGTGTGTTTGCGATCGCTAAGCGAGACGGGATTCCCAGTAACCTGGCAGCTGATCGGATGGCAGAAGAGCGGATCGCCTCCGTTCGTCAATCGCGCAGTATGTTTTTACGTAATGAACATAGTATTTTAGACCGGTAA
- the buk gene encoding butyrate kinase — MQETIRVLAINPGSTSTKIAVYDNEKEVVVETLRHDGETLSRFTELFDQYKYRKELILETLDREGINLTRLKAVVGRGGLLRPIPGGTYRVNEEMINDLKSGKYGIHASNLGAVLAYEIADSLNLPSYIVDPVVVDEYEPIARISGVPEIERRSIFHALNQKAVARRVATQMGRAYEDLNLIVAHMGGGITIGAHQRGRVIDVNNGLHGEGPFSPERAGTLPVGDLIALSFSGKFFASEIMKMIVGRGGLMGYLGTNDAREVEERVERGDEEARLVYEAMAYQVAKEIGAYATVLEGKVDQIILTGGLAYGKEYCGWIEERVSWIADVRVVPGENEMQALTEGALRVLRGQEEAATYEAG; from the coding sequence GTGCAAGAAACGATTCGGGTATTAGCGATCAACCCGGGTTCGACTTCCACCAAAATCGCAGTTTATGATAATGAAAAAGAAGTCGTAGTTGAGACGTTGCGCCACGACGGAGAGACGCTCTCCCGTTTTACGGAGCTGTTTGATCAGTATAAGTACCGTAAAGAGTTAATTTTAGAGACATTAGACCGGGAAGGTATTAATCTTACTCGTTTAAAGGCAGTTGTCGGTAGGGGTGGCTTGCTTCGTCCTATTCCGGGAGGAACGTATCGGGTTAATGAAGAAATGATTAACGACCTCAAGTCTGGCAAATATGGGATTCATGCGTCCAACTTGGGTGCAGTTTTAGCATATGAAATTGCGGATAGTTTAAACCTTCCCTCGTATATTGTCGATCCCGTGGTGGTGGACGAATATGAACCGATTGCTCGGATTTCAGGAGTCCCAGAAATCGAACGACGTAGCATCTTTCATGCGCTCAATCAAAAAGCGGTTGCCCGTCGTGTCGCTACTCAGATGGGACGAGCATATGAAGACCTCAACCTGATCGTAGCCCACATGGGTGGGGGGATAACGATTGGTGCTCATCAACGAGGGCGTGTAATTGATGTGAATAACGGTTTGCATGGAGAAGGCCCTTTTTCTCCTGAACGTGCAGGAACTCTGCCTGTGGGTGACCTGATCGCACTTAGCTTTTCTGGTAAATTTTTTGCGAGTGAAATTATGAAAATGATTGTAGGGCGCGGGGGATTGATGGGGTATTTAGGTACCAATGATGCGCGGGAAGTTGAAGAACGAGTGGAGCGTGGAGATGAAGAAGCGCGCCTGGTATATGAGGCGATGGCGTATCAAGTTGCTAAGGAGATCGGTGCTTATGCGACCGTTTTAGAGGGTAAAGTGGATCAGATTATTTTAACTGGTGGGCTTGCGTACGGAAAAGAGTATTGCGGCTGGATTGAAGAGCGAGTTTCCTGGATTGCTGATGTACGGGTGGTTCCGGGAGAAAATGAGATGCAAGCGCTTACAGAAGGGGCTTTGCGTGTTTTACGTGGTCAAGAGGAAGCCGCTACATACGAAGCGGGATAA
- the lpdA gene encoding dihydrolipoyl dehydrogenase, translating to MANNYDVVVLGAGPGGYVAAIRAAQMGKKVAVVEKEKVGGVCLHKGCIPSKSMLRSAELFHQMQASEEYGIKVGDVQLDMKLVQKRKSGVVDQLHKGVQHLLKQNGVSVYEGIGRILGPSIFSPQPGTIAVEKKDGSEAEMLIPENVIIATGSRPRSLPGLEVDGQYVLNSDHALEMKSLPKSIVIIGGGVIGIEWASMLNDFGVEVTVVEFADRILPFEDEEVSKEMNRLLKKRKVTVHTKAKVLSESVEVEGGKVRLRADKGGDTLELEAERLLVSVGRVANTEGIGLENTAIKVDKGLVQVNEYMQTAESHIYAIGDVVGGYQLAHVASHEGITAVEHMMEGDPHPLEATMIPRCTYSRPEVGSIGLSEREAKEQGHAVKVGKLPFRSIGKSVVYGEVDGFIKIISDEKTHDLLGVHIIGPHATDLISEAGLAKVLDATPWEIASTLHPHPTLSEIYAEGAMKVDGKAIHG from the coding sequence ATGGCCAATAATTATGATGTGGTCGTGCTAGGAGCAGGTCCTGGTGGCTATGTAGCAGCGATTCGGGCGGCGCAGATGGGTAAGAAAGTGGCTGTTGTTGAAAAAGAAAAGGTAGGCGGAGTATGTCTTCACAAGGGATGTATTCCTTCTAAGTCGATGTTGCGTTCTGCTGAGTTATTTCATCAAATGCAGGCGAGTGAAGAGTATGGTATTAAGGTAGGCGATGTGCAGCTCGATATGAAACTGGTACAGAAACGAAAGAGTGGTGTGGTGGATCAGTTGCATAAAGGAGTTCAGCATCTCCTAAAGCAAAATGGTGTGTCTGTATATGAAGGGATTGGGCGAATCCTTGGGCCTTCCATTTTTTCACCACAACCGGGCACGATCGCAGTGGAAAAAAAGGATGGAAGTGAAGCAGAAATGTTGATTCCAGAAAACGTGATCATTGCGACGGGATCACGTCCACGCTCACTTCCTGGATTAGAAGTAGATGGTCAATATGTGCTCAATTCCGATCATGCATTGGAAATGAAAAGTTTACCTAAATCTATCGTGATCATCGGTGGTGGAGTTATCGGTATTGAGTGGGCATCGATGCTCAATGATTTCGGGGTAGAGGTAACAGTGGTTGAATTTGCAGATCGAATCTTACCATTTGAGGATGAAGAGGTAAGCAAAGAGATGAACCGCCTGCTTAAAAAGAGAAAGGTTACGGTACACACAAAGGCGAAAGTATTGTCGGAGAGTGTAGAGGTAGAAGGTGGGAAAGTCCGATTGCGTGCCGATAAGGGTGGGGATACACTTGAGCTGGAAGCCGAGCGTCTCCTTGTCAGTGTGGGTAGGGTGGCCAACACAGAAGGAATCGGCTTAGAAAATACGGCAATTAAGGTAGATAAAGGTCTTGTGCAAGTAAATGAGTATATGCAGACCGCAGAGTCGCATATCTATGCCATTGGAGACGTTGTGGGAGGATACCAGTTGGCTCACGTTGCTTCGCATGAGGGAATTACGGCAGTAGAGCATATGATGGAGGGAGACCCACATCCATTAGAAGCAACCATGATTCCACGGTGTACGTATAGTCGGCCTGAAGTGGGCAGTATCGGCTTGTCTGAGCGCGAGGCAAAAGAGCAAGGACATGCGGTAAAAGTAGGGAAATTGCCTTTCCGTTCTATTGGTAAATCGGTTGTCTATGGTGAAGTGGACGGCTTTATTAAGATTATTTCCGATGAGAAGACGCACGATCTGTTGGGCGTGCATATTATCGGACCGCATGCGACGGATTTGATCTCAGAGGCAGGTTTAGCTAAAGTACTGGACGCGACTCCATGGGAAATCGCTTCGACCCTACACCCACATCCGACGTTATCGGAGATTTATGCTGAAGGAGCAATGAAAGTAGACGGTAAAGCGATTCACGGATAA
- a CDS encoding thiamine pyrophosphate-dependent dehydrogenase E1 component subunit alpha, with amino-acid sequence MTTARHIQLGLTDEEVLSMYRYMLLARRIDERMWLLNRAGKIPFVISCQGQEGTQVGATFALDREKDWLCPYYRDLGMALVFGQTAQDQMLCAFARRDEPNSGGRQMPGHYGDVRYRIVSGSSPVTTQLLHAVGIGLAGKMEGKDHVALTCFGEGSSNQGDFHEGLNFAGVHKLPVIFLCQNNKYAISVPLSKQLAGGSVAARGAGYGMPGIQVDGNDPLAVYEATKEAVERARRGDGPTLIEAISYRLVPHSSDDDDSTYREKKEVEEARSKDSLLFLKSYLYEVGVLTEEKEATMNDEIAREIDEATDFGESAPQPDPGEMAKYVYAEDAE; translated from the coding sequence ATGACAACAGCGCGCCATATTCAATTAGGTTTAACAGATGAAGAAGTCCTTAGTATGTATCGTTATATGTTACTCGCACGGCGCATCGACGAGCGTATGTGGCTTCTTAACCGGGCAGGTAAGATTCCGTTTGTTATTTCTTGCCAAGGGCAAGAAGGAACGCAAGTGGGAGCGACGTTTGCTCTCGATCGGGAAAAAGATTGGCTTTGCCCCTATTATCGTGATCTAGGCATGGCTCTTGTCTTTGGCCAGACAGCACAAGATCAGATGCTGTGTGCATTTGCGCGTAGAGATGAGCCTAACAGTGGCGGTCGACAGATGCCTGGTCATTATGGCGATGTACGTTATCGCATCGTATCTGGCTCCAGCCCCGTAACGACACAGCTACTCCATGCTGTGGGAATTGGGTTAGCCGGGAAGATGGAAGGAAAAGATCACGTGGCACTTACCTGTTTTGGTGAGGGATCGAGTAACCAGGGAGATTTTCATGAGGGGTTAAACTTTGCCGGGGTACATAAACTGCCGGTCATCTTCCTTTGTCAAAATAACAAATATGCGATATCTGTGCCGCTCAGCAAACAATTGGCGGGAGGAAGTGTTGCCGCACGTGGGGCTGGTTACGGCATGCCTGGTATACAGGTAGATGGCAACGATCCACTAGCGGTCTACGAAGCGACGAAAGAAGCAGTTGAGCGGGCTCGCCGAGGGGATGGACCTACGTTGATTGAGGCGATCTCTTATCGTCTGGTTCCCCATTCTAGCGATGATGATGATAGTACGTATCGCGAAAAGAAAGAAGTAGAAGAGGCACGTAGTAAAGACTCCCTGCTGTTTTTAAAGTCTTATCTTTACGAGGTAGGCGTCTTAACAGAGGAGAAGGAAGCTACGATGAATGATGAAATCGCGCGTGAGATTGACGAAGCGACTGATTTTGGTGAGAGTGCCCCACAACCTGATCCAGGTGAGATGGCCAAATACGTATATGCAGAGGATGCGGAATAG
- a CDS encoding alpha-ketoacid dehydrogenase subunit beta, which produces MPVISYIDAVTKALAEEMRRDENVFILGEDVGVRGGVFRATAGLIEEFGEERVLDTPLTESAIAGVSIGASVYGKRPVAEMQFADFIMPAINQIVSEAAKMRYRSNNTFHCPMVIRAPYGGGVHGALYHSQSVEAMFTSVPGLKVVMPSTPYDVKGLLKAAIRDEDPVLFFEHKRCYRLIKGEVPEEDYTLPIGKADVKREGTDVTVISYGLSLHFSLQAAEQLEKEGISTHVLDLRTVQPLDKEAILEATAKTGKVLIVHEDNKTGGVGGEVSAIIAEEALFELDAPIQRLCGPDVPAMPYSGPLEKEFMLNPEKVANAIRQLAQF; this is translated from the coding sequence ATGCCGGTAATCTCTTATATTGATGCAGTAACAAAAGCATTGGCGGAAGAAATGCGTCGAGATGAAAATGTGTTTATCCTGGGTGAAGACGTAGGCGTACGTGGGGGTGTGTTTCGTGCGACAGCTGGACTGATCGAAGAGTTTGGCGAAGAACGCGTTCTGGATACGCCTTTGACAGAGTCGGCGATTGCGGGGGTGTCGATCGGGGCGTCCGTTTACGGCAAGCGCCCTGTAGCAGAAATGCAGTTTGCTGATTTTATTATGCCAGCCATCAATCAGATTGTAAGTGAAGCAGCAAAGATGCGCTACCGCTCAAACAATACTTTTCACTGTCCGATGGTGATCCGTGCCCCTTACGGTGGCGGTGTGCACGGGGCGTTGTATCATTCACAAAGTGTAGAAGCGATGTTTACCTCTGTACCCGGTTTAAAGGTGGTTATGCCTTCCACTCCTTATGATGTAAAAGGATTGTTAAAAGCGGCCATTCGAGATGAAGACCCTGTCTTGTTCTTTGAACATAAACGCTGTTATCGTTTGATTAAAGGAGAGGTACCAGAGGAAGATTATACTTTACCGATTGGAAAAGCAGATGTGAAGCGGGAAGGGACAGATGTGACTGTGATCTCATACGGTCTTTCCCTCCATTTTTCCTTACAAGCGGCAGAACAATTAGAAAAAGAGGGCATCAGCACCCATGTCCTCGATCTACGCACAGTTCAACCACTAGATAAAGAAGCAATTTTAGAAGCGACAGCAAAAACTGGAAAAGTATTGATTGTACATGAAGATAATAAGACAGGCGGTGTAGGGGGCGAAGTATCTGCCATTATTGCTGAAGAAGCCCTGTTTGAATTGGATGCTCCGATTCAGCGTCTGTGTGGACCAGACGTACCGGCGATGCCATATAGTGGTCCGTTAGAAAAAGAATTTATGCTTAATCCAGAAAAAGTAGCCAACGCGATTCGTCAATTAGCCCAGTTTTAA
- a CDS encoding dihydrolipoamide acetyltransferase family protein codes for MATNVTMPQLGESVTEGTISKWLVSPGDEVSKYQPLCEVETDKVNAEVPATFAGKVTELLAEEGQTMAVGELICRIQQEGDTATAAADDAASAPKQTEAESAPTSTPAKEKATSASTEDRSLKARYSPAVMRLAQEHDIELTQVAGTGKGGRITRKDILQVIEQGGTPATSSPSAPAAESQASTASASVPAASSTPSVSTASSGISLEEGDREIPLTTVRKTIAQRMTQSKHEAPHAWTMVEADVTGLVQLRKKIKDDFKQREGISLTYMPFFIKAVVDSMKEFPHLNSVWGGDKIILKKRINISIAVATDDALYVPVIHDADEKSVLGLAKAVHRLAEKTREGKLSMQDLQGGTFTVNNTGSFGSIASQPIINYPQAAIISMESIVKKPVIKDDMIAVRDLVNLCLSLDHRILDGLMAGRFLQRVKERLEAYGPDTQL; via the coding sequence ATGGCAACAAACGTAACCATGCCACAGCTAGGTGAAAGTGTTACCGAAGGGACAATCTCTAAATGGCTAGTTTCACCAGGGGACGAAGTCTCTAAGTACCAACCCTTGTGTGAAGTGGAAACAGATAAAGTAAATGCAGAAGTGCCTGCAACATTTGCTGGTAAAGTTACTGAGCTGCTAGCAGAAGAGGGGCAGACGATGGCGGTAGGCGAACTGATCTGTCGCATTCAACAAGAGGGAGATACAGCCACAGCCGCAGCGGATGATGCAGCAAGCGCACCGAAGCAGACGGAAGCGGAATCAGCTCCCACATCCACCCCTGCGAAAGAGAAAGCGACATCTGCCTCTACAGAAGATCGCTCTTTAAAAGCGCGTTATTCTCCTGCAGTGATGCGGCTGGCACAAGAGCATGATATTGAATTAACTCAGGTAGCAGGAACAGGTAAAGGCGGCCGAATTACGCGTAAAGATATTTTGCAGGTGATTGAACAAGGTGGCACTCCTGCGACATCATCACCATCAGCACCCGCAGCAGAATCACAGGCTTCGACAGCATCTGCTTCTGTACCAGCAGCAAGCAGTACACCGTCTGTATCAACAGCCTCTTCCGGCATCTCACTCGAGGAGGGTGATCGGGAAATTCCCCTTACAACGGTGCGTAAAACGATTGCACAGCGCATGACGCAAAGTAAGCATGAAGCTCCACATGCGTGGACGATGGTGGAAGCAGACGTTACAGGACTTGTCCAATTGCGGAAGAAAATAAAAGACGACTTTAAACAGCGTGAAGGTATTAGTCTTACGTATATGCCATTTTTCATCAAAGCGGTTGTTGACTCGATGAAAGAGTTTCCACATCTTAACTCTGTCTGGGGCGGGGACAAAATCATATTGAAGAAGCGGATTAACATTTCGATCGCAGTGGCGACCGATGATGCGCTTTATGTTCCTGTTATTCACGATGCCGATGAGAAAAGCGTGTTAGGATTAGCAAAAGCCGTTCACCGCTTAGCGGAAAAAACGCGTGAAGGCAAGTTGTCGATGCAAGATTTGCAAGGTGGGACCTTTACTGTCAATAATACGGGTTCTTTTGGCTCCATCGCTTCACAGCCGATTATCAACTACCCACAGGCGGCTATTATTTCGATGGAATCCATTGTGAAAAAACCTGTGATCAAGGATGATATGATCGCGGTGCGTGACCTGGTAAACCTATGCCTCTCCTTAGATCACCGTATCTTGGATGGTTTGATGGCAGGACGATTCCTCCAACGTGTGAAAGAACGTTTGGAAGCGTATGGACCAGATACACAGTTGTAA
- a CDS encoding SBBP repeat-containing protein: MPTVAERVTTPIVPYTLTLSQLTLHFTPTHITFTPYGTDNREHPFILCPLSLAPTCTLLLASPTSGSSAPTFIYKNVWEGIDLHFYEWQGKLKYDILLQPGADITSIRLRYQTANHVEIDSNQNLNVIFSHGAIQEKQPLSFQAEASVPLSTRFLLDEDGSIGFAIDDEYDPTLPLTIDPIVIYSTYLGGSSIESGTGIEVDSDRNSYITGVTSSTDFPVTSGAFQSTFAGDRDAFVTKMNATGTSLIYSTYLGGTDDDAANGIDVDSMGNAYVTGTTMSTDFPITSGSFQTTFMGFENAFVTKLNSTGTSLLYSTYLGRSGSNGSSSIAIDTANNAYVFGTTNSNLFPVTSGAFQTIRPGSQDTFITKFNATGSSLIYSTYLGGGNADTSNDIVVGSSGNAYVIGTTSSADFPVTSGAFQTTFGGSNDAFVTKMNTTGTALVYSTYLGGNNIDLGGEIDVDVDERAYVTGRTSSTNFPTTANSFQPTFAGVQDVFVSKFNTSGSALVYSTFIGGRGGESGFGISVDPFGNAWVTGSTSSTNFPLTPDAFNPDFSFFIDSFVSQLSLTGANLLFSSYISGSGTNDAGFAIDNDSAGNAYLTGITNSLDFPTTPGAFQSQSPGGQSAFVMKIGIPANVGATGATGPVGATGATGAIGATGATGPAGPRGPRGRRGPRGPRGVRTTGELEG; this comes from the coding sequence ATGCCCACTGTAGCCGAGCGTGTTACAACCCCTATCGTCCCCTATACCCTTACTCTTTCTCAATTAACGCTTCACTTTACCCCTACTCATATCACCTTTACCCCTTATGGCACCGACAACCGCGAACACCCTTTTATCCTATGTCCGCTCTCCCTAGCGCCAACATGCACGTTATTGCTCGCGTCCCCTACATCCGGCTCTTCTGCTCCTACCTTTATTTATAAGAATGTCTGGGAGGGAATTGACCTTCATTTTTATGAATGGCAAGGAAAGCTAAAGTACGATATTTTATTACAACCCGGAGCGGATATTACATCCATTCGCCTTCGCTATCAAACTGCCAACCACGTTGAAATCGACTCGAACCAAAACCTAAATGTCATCTTCTCCCATGGCGCGATCCAAGAAAAACAACCTCTCAGCTTTCAAGCGGAAGCATCCGTTCCGCTATCCACACGCTTTCTTCTCGATGAAGATGGCAGTATTGGCTTTGCCATCGACGATGAGTACGATCCCACTCTCCCCCTGACCATTGATCCCATCGTCATCTACTCCACCTACCTGGGGGGATCTTCTATAGAATCAGGCACTGGAATTGAGGTAGATTCTGACCGAAATTCCTATATCACCGGTGTCACTTCCTCAACTGACTTCCCTGTTACGAGCGGGGCGTTTCAAAGTACTTTTGCCGGGGATCGGGATGCCTTTGTCACCAAAATGAATGCCACCGGCACCTCCCTTATCTACTCCACCTATCTTGGCGGTACAGATGATGATGCTGCTAACGGAATTGATGTGGACAGCATGGGCAACGCTTATGTGACAGGAACAACGATGTCCACCGATTTCCCTATTACAAGTGGAAGTTTTCAAACCACCTTTATGGGATTTGAAAACGCTTTCGTCACCAAATTAAACAGTACCGGCACTTCGCTTCTCTACTCCACTTACCTTGGTCGAAGTGGCAGCAACGGCTCTTCTTCGATTGCCATCGATACCGCTAACAATGCTTATGTTTTCGGAACGACAAATTCCAACCTCTTTCCAGTCACAAGCGGCGCCTTTCAGACCATTCGTCCCGGTAGTCAAGATACCTTTATTACCAAATTTAATGCGACAGGGAGCTCCCTCATCTACTCCACTTATTTGGGTGGGGGTAATGCCGATACTTCAAATGATATCGTAGTCGGCTCCTCAGGAAATGCTTACGTAATAGGCACCACTTCTTCTGCGGACTTCCCCGTTACCTCAGGTGCTTTTCAAACTACCTTTGGAGGTAGCAATGATGCCTTTGTCACAAAAATGAACACCACAGGGACTGCCTTGGTCTATTCCACTTACCTCGGTGGAAATAATATCGATCTCGGAGGCGAAATCGATGTTGATGTAGACGAAAGAGCTTATGTGACAGGCCGAACCTCCTCCACCAACTTTCCTACGACCGCTAACTCTTTTCAGCCCACGTTTGCTGGTGTCCAAGATGTTTTTGTTTCCAAATTTAACACATCGGGTTCAGCTCTCGTTTACTCTACTTTTATTGGCGGAAGAGGTGGCGAATCGGGATTCGGTATTTCGGTCGACCCCTTTGGCAATGCATGGGTAACAGGATCGACCTCCTCCACTAACTTTCCCCTCACTCCAGATGCGTTTAACCCTGACTTTAGCTTCTTTATTGATAGTTTCGTCTCACAGCTAAGTCTGACCGGTGCCAACCTCCTCTTCTCCTCTTATATCTCTGGTAGTGGAACCAATGATGCTGGTTTTGCGATCGATAATGATTCAGCTGGAAATGCCTACCTAACAGGGATCACCAATTCGTTAGACTTCCCCACCACACCTGGAGCCTTTCAATCGCAGTCACCTGGCGGACAAAGTGCCTTCGTAATGAAAATCGGTATCCCTGCTAATGTAGGAGCTACCGGAGCAACAGGACCAGTCGGGGCGACCGGAGCAACAGGGGCAATCGGAGCCACGGGAGCGACCGGACCTGCTGGTCCACGCGGTCCACGTGGTAGAAGAGGGCCACGCGGGCCGCGCGGAGTAAGAACAACGGGTGAACTAGAGGGCTGA
- the prli42 gene encoding stressosome-associated protein Prli42: protein MNPKWIRFVIYVIIISMVVTTLLMGGGALFF from the coding sequence ATGAATCCCAAATGGATCCGGTTTGTTATCTATGTGATCATTATTTCCATGGTCGTTACTACCCTATTAATGGGTGGCGGCGCATTGTTCTTTTAG